In the genome of Nocardia terpenica, one region contains:
- a CDS encoding TetR family transcriptional regulator, whose protein sequence is MDESSAFKLAVVDHALRLFAEKGYEATTVDEIAEAAGISRRTFFRQFRSKEDVIFADHESQLELARAYLEGAQGDPWDAVCEAVVEVFERFTQTRELAARRYRVVRGVPALRDREIVTVFRYERLFTDYLRTRLPDASDLALIQFTAAVTATHNYLLRRMVRGRSEAGAADLRAALADIPRGGRSASGDLVVAVFPRDMPPRQVADLLSHRLGNL, encoded by the coding sequence ATGGACGAGTCGTCGGCGTTCAAGTTGGCGGTGGTCGACCACGCGCTGCGGTTGTTCGCCGAAAAGGGCTACGAGGCAACGACCGTCGACGAGATCGCGGAGGCGGCGGGGATCTCGCGGCGGACGTTCTTCCGGCAGTTCCGGTCGAAGGAGGACGTGATCTTCGCCGACCACGAGTCGCAGCTGGAGCTGGCCCGCGCGTATCTCGAGGGCGCACAGGGGGATCCGTGGGACGCGGTCTGCGAGGCCGTGGTCGAGGTGTTCGAGAGGTTCACGCAGACAAGGGAACTGGCGGCGCGGCGGTACCGGGTGGTGCGCGGGGTGCCCGCGCTGCGCGACCGCGAGATCGTCACGGTGTTCCGGTACGAGCGGCTGTTCACCGACTATTTGCGAACCCGGCTGCCGGACGCCTCCGATCTGGCGCTGATCCAGTTCACCGCCGCGGTCACGGCGACGCACAACTATCTGCTCCGGCGGATGGTGCGCGGTCGGTCCGAGGCCGGTGCCGCCGACCTGCGGGCGGCGCTGGCCGACATTCCGCGCGGCGGGCGCAGTGCCTCGGGAGACCTGGTGGTCGCGGTGTTCCCGCGGGATATGCCGCCGCGGCAGGTCGCCGATCTGCTCTCGCATCGACTCGGTAATCTGTGA
- a CDS encoding acyl-CoA dehydrogenase has product MAGNPDFDLFKLDDIHNELREAIRGLAEKEIAPHAKDVDEHSRFPQEALDALNAAGFNAVHVPDEFGGQGADSVATCIVIEEVARVCGSSSLIPAVNKLGTMGLILQGSTELKQKVLPDIVNGKMASYALSEREAGSDAASMRTRARRDGDDWIINGSKCWITNGGKSSWYTVMAVTDPDKGANGISAFMVHADDEGFVVGPLEHKLGIKGSPTAELYFENCRVPGDRIIGAEGTGFKTALQTLDHTRPTIGAQAVGIAQGALDAAIAYTKDRKQFGKAISDFQNTQFMLADMAMKVEAARLMVYTSAARAERGEKNLGFISAASKCFASDVAMEVTTNAVQLFGGAGYTTDFPVERMMRDAKITQIYEGTNQIQRLVMSRAILR; this is encoded by the coding sequence ATGGCGGGCAATCCCGACTTCGATCTGTTCAAGCTGGACGACATCCACAACGAGCTGCGCGAGGCCATTCGCGGCCTGGCGGAGAAGGAGATCGCCCCGCACGCGAAGGATGTGGACGAGCACTCCCGGTTCCCGCAGGAGGCGCTGGACGCGCTGAACGCCGCCGGGTTCAATGCCGTGCACGTGCCCGACGAGTTCGGCGGGCAGGGCGCGGACTCGGTCGCCACCTGCATCGTGATCGAGGAGGTCGCGCGCGTGTGCGGCTCGTCCTCGCTGATCCCGGCCGTGAACAAGCTCGGCACCATGGGCCTGATCCTGCAGGGCTCCACGGAGCTCAAGCAGAAGGTGCTGCCGGACATCGTGAACGGCAAGATGGCCTCCTACGCGCTGTCCGAGCGCGAGGCCGGATCCGACGCGGCCTCGATGCGCACCCGCGCCCGCCGCGACGGCGACGACTGGATCATCAACGGCTCCAAGTGCTGGATCACCAACGGCGGCAAGTCCAGCTGGTACACCGTCATGGCCGTGACCGACCCGGACAAGGGCGCCAACGGCATCTCCGCGTTCATGGTGCACGCCGACGACGAGGGCTTCGTGGTGGGCCCGCTGGAGCACAAGCTGGGCATCAAGGGCTCGCCGACCGCCGAGCTGTACTTCGAGAACTGCCGCGTCCCGGGCGACCGCATCATCGGCGCCGAGGGCACCGGCTTCAAGACCGCGTTGCAGACCCTCGACCACACCCGCCCGACCATCGGCGCGCAGGCCGTCGGCATCGCGCAGGGCGCGCTGGACGCCGCGATCGCCTACACCAAGGACCGCAAGCAGTTCGGCAAGGCCATCTCCGACTTCCAGAACACCCAGTTCATGCTCGCCGACATGGCGATGAAGGTGGAGGCCGCGCGGCTGATGGTCTACACCTCCGCCGCCCGCGCCGAGCGCGGCGAGAAGAACCTCGGCTTCATCTCCGCCGCCTCCAAGTGCTTCGCCTCCGACGTGGCCATGGAGGTCACCACCAACGCCGTGCAGCTGTTCGGCGGCGCCGGCTACACCACCGACTTCCCGGTCGAGCGGATGATGCGCGACGCCAAGATCACCCAGATCTACGAGGGCACCAACCAGATCCAGCGGCTCGTCATGAGCCGCGCCATCTTGCGCTGA
- a CDS encoding GNAT family N-acetyltransferase, with amino-acid sequence MTTRLEHNTAASRYEIHLDGTLAGYADYSERTDGTGKVRDFQHTLTFPEFRGRGVAAALVEFALEDSRTAGFRIIPTCWYVEEFIAAHREYADLVA; translated from the coding sequence ATGACGACCCGGCTCGAACACAATACTGCGGCCAGCCGATACGAGATCCATCTCGACGGCACGCTTGCCGGCTATGCCGACTACAGCGAGCGCACCGACGGTACCGGAAAGGTTCGGGATTTCCAGCACACGCTCACGTTTCCGGAATTCCGGGGTCGCGGTGTGGCGGCAGCACTGGTCGAATTCGCCCTCGAGGACTCACGCACCGCGGGTTTTCGCATCATACCCACGTGCTGGTACGTGGAGGAGTTCATCGCGGCGCATCGCGAATACGCCGATCTCGTCGCCTAA
- a CDS encoding FAD-binding oxidoreductase has protein sequence MLVTDPDILAGYRQDRALDPDAGTPLALVRPTTTEQVATVLRWASEHRVPVIPRGAGTGLSGGATAQDGALLLSTERMRAITVDPVIRTAVVQPGLLNADVKRAVAEHGLWYPPDPSSFEICSIGGNAATNAGGLCCVKYGVTTDYVLGMEVVLADGTAMRLGGPRLKDSAGLSLTKLFVGSEGTLGVITELTLRLLPAQSPQSTVVATFSTLTAATAAILEITGRLRPSMLEFMDSVAINAVEDEMRMGLDRSAAGMLVARSDAPGEYAAREAATILELCEKSGAAEVFSTEDPDEGEAFCAARRFAIPALERKGPLLLEDVGVPLPRLGELIDGIAAIAARRQVLVSVIAHAGDGNTHPLIVYNPADVAESARAQQAFGEIMDLAIALGGTITGEHGVGRLKKAWLPDQLGPDAMALTRRIKDALDPQGILNPGAVL, from the coding sequence ATGCTGGTCACCGATCCGGACATCCTGGCGGGCTATCGGCAGGATCGCGCGCTGGATCCCGATGCCGGGACCCCGCTCGCGCTGGTGCGGCCCACCACCACCGAGCAGGTCGCCACGGTCCTGCGCTGGGCGAGCGAGCATCGGGTCCCGGTGATCCCGCGCGGGGCCGGTACCGGGCTGTCCGGCGGGGCCACGGCCCAGGACGGGGCGCTGCTGCTGAGCACCGAGCGCATGCGCGCGATCACCGTCGATCCGGTCATCCGCACCGCCGTGGTGCAGCCCGGCCTGCTCAATGCGGACGTCAAGCGGGCTGTCGCCGAGCACGGCCTGTGGTATCCCCCGGACCCGTCGTCGTTCGAGATCTGCTCCATCGGCGGGAACGCCGCCACCAACGCGGGCGGGCTGTGCTGCGTGAAATACGGCGTGACCACCGATTACGTGCTCGGCATGGAGGTGGTGCTGGCCGACGGCACCGCGATGCGGCTGGGCGGGCCGCGGCTGAAGGATTCCGCCGGGCTGTCGCTGACCAAGCTGTTCGTCGGCAGCGAGGGCACCCTGGGCGTCATCACCGAGCTGACGCTGCGCCTGCTGCCCGCGCAATCGCCCCAGAGCACCGTCGTCGCAACGTTTTCCACGCTCACCGCCGCCACCGCCGCGATTCTGGAGATCACCGGGCGGCTGCGGCCGTCGATGCTGGAGTTCATGGACTCGGTCGCGATCAACGCCGTCGAGGACGAAATGCGCATGGGCCTGGATCGTTCCGCGGCGGGCATGCTGGTGGCGCGCTCGGACGCCCCCGGCGAATACGCCGCCCGCGAGGCCGCGACCATCCTCGAGCTCTGCGAGAAGTCCGGCGCCGCCGAGGTTTTCAGCACCGAGGACCCCGACGAGGGCGAGGCGTTCTGCGCCGCACGCCGATTCGCCATTCCCGCGCTGGAACGCAAGGGGCCGCTGCTGCTCGAGGACGTCGGGGTGCCGCTGCCGCGGCTCGGCGAACTGATCGACGGCATCGCCGCCATCGCGGCCCGGCGGCAGGTGCTGGTCTCGGTGATCGCGCACGCCGGCGACGGCAACACCCACCCGCTGATCGTCTACAACCCCGCCGACGTGGCCGAGAGCGCCCGCGCGCAGCAGGCGTTCGGCGAGATCATGGACCTGGCGATCGCCCTCGGCGGCACCATCACCGGCGAACACGGCGTGGGCCGACTCAAGAAGGCATGGCTGCCCGACCAACTCGGCCCGGACGCCATGGCGCTGACCCGGCGCATCAAGGACGCGCTCGATCCGCAAGGAATTCTCAATCCCGGCGCGGTGCTGTAG
- a CDS encoding GroES family chaperonin translates to MPRVSDPQLEIQMLHDRVMVRVSQETGERRSSGGILIPATAQVAKRLIWGDVCGAGSHVRSVGVGDRVLFSAEDQFEVEVKGQAYLVLRERDLHAVASERPEHGTGLYL, encoded by the coding sequence ATGCCGCGGGTGTCCGATCCCCAGCTAGAGATTCAGATGTTGCACGACCGGGTCATGGTGCGCGTGTCCCAGGAGACGGGAGAGCGGCGCAGCAGCGGCGGCATCCTGATTCCGGCCACCGCGCAGGTAGCCAAGCGCCTGATCTGGGGCGACGTCTGCGGCGCCGGCTCCCACGTGCGTAGCGTCGGCGTCGGCGACCGCGTGCTGTTCAGCGCCGAGGACCAGTTCGAGGTCGAGGTGAAGGGCCAGGCATACCTGGTCCTGCGCGAACGCGACCTGCACGCGGTGGCCAGCGAACGCCCGGAACACGGCACCGGCCTGTACCTGTAG
- a CDS encoding MFS transporter has product MLETRSAPTPTVASDADPTPYPARWRVLPVVLSAMFMAMFDWFVVNVAASSLQHDLHAGESALELIVGGYGFAYASGLITGGRLGDLHGHRRLFVIGMLAFTAASLLCGLAPNAWALVAFRVLQGGTAALMVPQMLALINTMFPVRERARAMAAFGATIGIGSVAGQVLGGVLLNIDLFGWGWRTIFYINVPIGLAAAALAARWLPRHERTRRPRLDPVGALGIAAALALLLVPITLGRPEGWPVWTWLSMLAAVPVLLLTLRYEGRLARRGGEPVLDTAMVRERGFSLGLVIAGGYLTFFAGFMLCLTLLLQNGLGLSPLRAGLAFAPLGVCFAGSSFFLARRVADRIGNRVMVVGTLVSLTGLAVTLLALATGGPNVTALELIPGMMIVGTGNGLTIPSVVGAVLSSGIPPQQAGMAAGVLTTSQQFGNAIGATVLGVIFFSALGASHGTGSYVTAMEMTAVAAIAVLAVVLVAALALPRRSAR; this is encoded by the coding sequence ATGCTCGAAACCCGTTCCGCCCCAACCCCTACCGTTGCCTCCGATGCCGATCCGACGCCTTATCCGGCCCGCTGGCGGGTGTTGCCGGTGGTGCTGAGCGCCATGTTCATGGCGATGTTCGACTGGTTCGTGGTCAATGTCGCGGCCTCCTCGCTGCAGCACGACCTGCATGCCGGTGAGTCGGCGCTGGAACTGATCGTGGGCGGCTACGGCTTCGCCTACGCCTCCGGGCTGATCACCGGCGGCCGCCTCGGCGACCTGCACGGTCACCGCCGCCTGTTCGTCATCGGCATGCTGGCCTTCACCGCCGCCTCGCTGCTGTGCGGGCTGGCGCCCAATGCCTGGGCGCTCGTGGCGTTCCGGGTGCTGCAGGGCGGCACCGCGGCGCTGATGGTGCCGCAGATGCTGGCGCTGATCAACACCATGTTCCCGGTCCGGGAGCGGGCGCGCGCCATGGCGGCGTTCGGCGCGACCATCGGCATCGGCTCGGTCGCCGGTCAGGTGCTCGGCGGCGTGCTGCTGAACATCGACCTGTTCGGCTGGGGCTGGCGGACCATCTTCTACATCAATGTGCCGATCGGCCTGGCCGCGGCGGCGCTGGCCGCGCGCTGGCTGCCCCGGCACGAGCGCACCCGGCGTCCGCGGCTGGATCCCGTCGGCGCGCTGGGCATCGCGGCCGCGCTGGCGCTGCTGCTGGTGCCGATCACGCTGGGCCGTCCCGAGGGCTGGCCGGTGTGGACCTGGCTCTCGATGCTCGCCGCGGTGCCGGTGCTGCTGCTCACCCTGCGCTACGAGGGCCGGTTGGCGCGGCGCGGCGGGGAGCCGGTGCTCGACACCGCGATGGTGCGCGAGCGCGGCTTCAGTCTGGGCCTGGTGATCGCCGGTGGGTATCTCACCTTCTTCGCGGGCTTCATGCTGTGCCTGACGCTGCTGTTGCAGAACGGGCTCGGATTGTCGCCGCTGCGTGCGGGATTGGCGTTCGCGCCGCTGGGCGTCTGCTTCGCGGGCAGTTCGTTCTTCCTGGCGCGGCGGGTGGCCGATCGGATCGGCAACCGGGTCATGGTGGTCGGCACGCTGGTCAGCCTGACCGGTCTCGCGGTGACGCTGCTCGCGCTGGCGACCGGCGGACCGAATGTCACCGCGCTGGAGCTGATCCCGGGCATGATGATCGTCGGCACGGGGAACGGCCTCACCATTCCGTCGGTGGTCGGGGCGGTGCTGTCCTCGGGCATCCCACCGCAGCAGGCCGGTATGGCCGCGGGCGTGCTCACCACCTCCCAGCAGTTCGGAAACGCCATCGGCGCAACGGTTCTCGGGGTGATCTTCTTCTCGGCCCTGGGCGCCTCGCACGGCACCGGCTCGTATGTGACCGCGATGGAGATGACGGCCGTGGCCGCGATCGCGGTGCTGGCGGTGGTGCTGGTCGCCGCGCTCGCGCTGCCGCGGCGGTCGGCACGCTGA
- a CDS encoding TetR family transcriptional regulator: MTSRDPEATKARIFAAATEEFAAHGIAGARVDRIARNAKANKQLIYAYFGDKQQLFQQVLEKAMLDVAAAVSTDIDDIDAWVDAHLEYHLRHPEFLRLQMWEALELLPDRITAGEMRANRYRDKVSKIDAAQQRGLLRTDVPPEYLLLLLTGLINYRQALPQSARFALGGTDDPEQWRAWLKNAVRRVTAPEGSAAEGIPAKSTPESR, from the coding sequence ATGACGTCGAGGGATCCCGAGGCGACCAAGGCCCGCATCTTCGCCGCCGCGACCGAGGAGTTCGCGGCGCACGGCATCGCGGGGGCGCGGGTCGATCGGATCGCTCGCAACGCCAAGGCCAACAAGCAGTTGATCTACGCCTACTTCGGCGACAAGCAACAGCTGTTCCAGCAGGTGCTGGAGAAGGCCATGCTGGATGTGGCGGCGGCCGTCTCCACCGACATCGACGATATCGATGCCTGGGTCGACGCGCATCTGGAGTACCACCTCCGGCACCCGGAGTTCCTGCGCCTGCAGATGTGGGAGGCGCTGGAACTGCTGCCGGACCGGATCACCGCGGGCGAGATGCGCGCGAACCGCTACCGGGACAAGGTATCCAAGATCGACGCGGCCCAGCAGCGCGGCCTACTCCGCACCGACGTCCCCCCGGAATACCTGCTGCTCCTACTCACCGGCCTGATCAATTACCGCCAAGCCCTCCCCCAGTCCGCCCGCTTCGCCCTCGGCGGCACCGACGACCCGGAACAGTGGCGAGCCTGGCTGAAGAATGCCGTGCGCCGGGTTACCGCCCCGGAAGGCAGTGCCGCCGAAGGGATTCCGGCCAAAAGCACGCCGGAATCACGGTAA
- a CDS encoding Type 1 glutamine amidotransferase-like domain-containing protein: MRLFLSSYRFGAHYDRFAALVGEPGRVAVIPNAMDCWPSVWQGAVTSDLIPLRQRGFRPEVLDLREYLGRTDELERALAGFPLVWVRGGNTFVLRAQFARSGADLVLPRLLAADALAYAGYSAGACLLAPDLHGLEAADDPADVPPTCGIETRWDGLGLVNHRIVPHVDSPGTDPDGIGARIAARYRAEGIAHWALTDDDVVVVDGDRVDVLN; the protein is encoded by the coding sequence ATGCGACTGTTCCTGTCCAGCTACCGTTTCGGCGCCCACTACGACCGGTTCGCCGCGCTGGTGGGCGAGCCGGGCCGGGTGGCGGTGATCCCCAATGCCATGGACTGCTGGCCCTCCGTGTGGCAGGGCGCGGTGACCAGCGATCTGATTCCCCTGCGGCAGCGCGGCTTTCGGCCGGAGGTGCTGGATCTGCGGGAATACCTCGGCCGCACCGACGAACTGGAGCGCGCGCTCGCCGGATTCCCGCTGGTGTGGGTGCGCGGCGGCAATACCTTCGTGCTGCGCGCCCAATTCGCCCGCAGCGGAGCCGATCTCGTCCTGCCCCGGCTGCTCGCCGCCGACGCGCTGGCCTACGCCGGTTACAGCGCCGGGGCCTGCCTGCTCGCCCCCGACCTGCACGGGCTGGAGGCGGCGGACGACCCCGCCGACGTCCCACCCACCTGCGGCATCGAAACCCGCTGGGACGGACTGGGTCTGGTGAACCACCGCATCGTCCCGCACGTCGACTCGCCGGGGACCGACCCGGACGGAATCGGGGCGCGAATCGCGGCCCGCTACCGCGCCGAAGGTATCGCGCACTGGGCGCTGACGGATGATGATGTCGTGGTGGTGGACGGGGATCGGGTGGATGTACTGAATTGA
- a CDS encoding maleylpyruvate isomerase family mycothiol-dependent enzyme — protein sequence MTTPTFDRAELAAGLSEQWNALARLTAGLTEQRWRTPSPLPGWTAFDVLAHVIGIESILLGEPTPTVEAEVTAFGHVRNQVGELNETWVESLRPLTGERLRERFVEVAERRRKALAAMSEADWQQPTPSPVGVVPYGRFMRTRLFDCWMHELDIADALGVSVDEGGARAELALDEIVPYLGRTLVKRGGAPAGSRITVELTGPVTRTLHVRVEERAELVAALDRPADVLIRLGSGLFARLCGGRVRAADHADAIELSGDAELGRRLVDHLGFTI from the coding sequence ATGACGACACCGACGTTCGATCGCGCCGAACTGGCCGCCGGGCTGTCCGAACAGTGGAATGCGCTGGCGCGGTTGACCGCCGGGCTCACCGAGCAGCGCTGGCGCACCCCGTCACCGCTGCCCGGGTGGACGGCGTTCGATGTGCTCGCGCACGTGATCGGCATCGAATCGATCCTGCTGGGCGAGCCGACGCCGACGGTCGAGGCCGAGGTGACGGCGTTCGGCCACGTGCGCAACCAGGTGGGCGAGCTGAACGAGACCTGGGTGGAGTCGTTGCGGCCGCTGACCGGTGAGCGGCTGCGGGAGCGGTTCGTCGAGGTCGCCGAGCGCCGCCGCAAGGCGCTGGCGGCGATGAGCGAGGCGGACTGGCAGCAGCCCACGCCGTCCCCGGTCGGCGTGGTGCCCTACGGGCGGTTCATGCGCACCCGGCTGTTCGACTGCTGGATGCACGAACTCGATATCGCCGACGCCCTGGGCGTGTCGGTCGACGAGGGCGGCGCCCGGGCCGAACTCGCGCTCGACGAGATCGTGCCGTATCTGGGCCGCACACTGGTCAAGCGCGGCGGGGCGCCCGCGGGTTCCCGCATCACCGTCGAGCTCACCGGACCGGTGACCCGCACGCTGCACGTCCGGGTCGAGGAGCGGGCGGAACTCGTTGCGGCGCTGGACCGTCCGGCGGATGTGCTGATCCGGCTGGGTTCGGGCCTGTTCGCGCGGCTGTGCGGCGGTCGCGTCCGGGCCGCCGACCATGCCGACGCGATCGAGCTGTCCGGCGACGCGGAGCTCGGGCGGCGACTGGTCGACCACCTCGGCTTCACCATCTGA
- a CDS encoding HIT family protein codes for MSGCIFCRIVAGDAPATPVHEDDLLYAFLDIRPITRGHLLVIPRSHATNLEDLDPGIGARIFTLGQRLAKALRCSDLGADGANLVLNDGRSAFQTVHHVHLHVVPRRRGDTLTFAKGFLLRRPHEPEATAAAVRAGLDRLALEEKESRA; via the coding sequence GTGAGTGGCTGCATCTTCTGCCGGATCGTCGCGGGCGACGCGCCCGCCACGCCGGTCCACGAGGACGACCTGCTGTATGCCTTTCTCGATATCCGGCCGATCACCCGGGGGCACCTGCTGGTGATCCCGAGGTCGCACGCGACGAATCTCGAGGATCTCGATCCCGGGATCGGCGCGCGGATCTTCACGCTCGGGCAGCGGCTGGCAAAGGCGTTGCGCTGCAGCGACCTCGGGGCGGACGGTGCGAATCTGGTGCTCAACGACGGCAGGTCGGCGTTCCAGACGGTGCATCATGTCCATCTGCACGTGGTGCCGCGGCGGCGCGGCGACACGCTCACCTTCGCCAAGGGATTTCTGCTGCGCCGCCCGCACGAACCCGAGGCCACCGCCGCCGCCGTCCGCGCCGGTCTGGACCGACTCGCCCTCGAGGAGAAGGAATCTCGCGCATGA
- a CDS encoding Re/Si-specific NAD(P)(+) transhydrogenase subunit alpha — protein METTHGTRIGVVRETTPEERRVALVPKIVPSLSKQGVQVVVEAGAGAGALIPDDAYVDAGATIGDPWSADVVVKVVPPNDAEIAKLSAGQTLIGFLAPRNADNKIGALKAAGVQAFAVEAIPRISRAQVMDALSSQANVAGYKAVLLAAQESTRFFPMLTTAAGTVKPATVLVLGVGVAGLQALATAKRLGGRTTGYDVRPEVADQVRSVGAQWLDLGIDAAGEGGYARELTDDEKARQQQALEDAIKGFDVVITTALVPGRPAPRLVTAAAVEGMRPGSVIVDLAGETGGNCELTEPGKVVVRHDVTIASPLNLPATMPEHASELYSKNIAALLELMLVDGKLEPDFDDQVLADSCVTREEQS, from the coding sequence TTGGAGACAACGCACGGCACACGGATCGGTGTCGTCCGGGAGACCACCCCGGAGGAGCGCCGCGTCGCGTTGGTGCCGAAGATCGTTCCCAGCCTGTCCAAGCAGGGCGTCCAGGTCGTCGTCGAGGCCGGCGCCGGAGCGGGCGCGCTCATCCCGGACGATGCCTACGTGGACGCCGGCGCGACGATCGGCGACCCGTGGTCGGCCGACGTGGTGGTGAAGGTCGTCCCGCCCAACGACGCCGAGATCGCGAAGTTATCCGCGGGGCAGACGCTCATCGGCTTCCTGGCGCCGCGCAACGCGGACAACAAGATCGGCGCGCTGAAGGCCGCGGGCGTGCAAGCCTTTGCGGTGGAGGCGATTCCGCGCATCTCCCGGGCGCAGGTGATGGACGCGCTGTCCTCACAGGCCAATGTCGCCGGGTACAAGGCGGTGCTGCTGGCCGCCCAGGAATCCACCCGCTTCTTCCCGATGCTGACCACCGCGGCCGGAACCGTGAAACCGGCCACCGTGCTGGTGCTCGGCGTCGGCGTCGCGGGCCTGCAGGCGCTGGCCACCGCCAAGCGGCTCGGCGGCCGCACCACCGGCTACGACGTGCGGCCCGAGGTGGCCGATCAGGTGCGCTCGGTGGGCGCGCAGTGGCTGGATCTGGGCATCGACGCCGCCGGTGAGGGCGGCTACGCGCGCGAGCTCACCGACGACGAGAAGGCCCGCCAGCAACAGGCTCTGGAGGATGCCATCAAGGGCTTCGACGTGGTGATCACCACCGCGCTGGTGCCGGGCCGCCCGGCGCCGCGCCTGGTGACCGCCGCGGCGGTGGAGGGCATGCGGCCCGGCAGCGTGATCGTGGACCTGGCCGGTGAGACGGGCGGCAACTGCGAACTGACCGAGCCCGGCAAGGTCGTGGTGCGCCACGACGTCACCATCGCCTCGCCGCTCAACCTGCCCGCCACCATGCCCGAGCACGCCAGCGAGCTGTACTCGAAAAACATTGCGGCCCTGCTGGAATTGATGCTCGTCGACGGCAAGCTCGAGCCGGACTTCGACGATCAGGTGCTGGCCGATTCCTGCGTCACCCGTGAGGAGCAGAGCTGA
- a CDS encoding NAD(P) transhydrogenase subunit alpha — MYTELLANIAILVLSGFVGFAVISKVPNTLHTPLMSGTNAIHGIVVLGALVVLGRVQHPSVAIQIILFVAVVFGTLNVIGGFVVTDRMLGMFKTKKPTGAAAADSEKAGK; from the coding sequence ATGTACACCGAACTGCTGGCCAATATCGCGATTCTGGTGCTGTCCGGGTTCGTCGGCTTCGCCGTCATCTCCAAGGTGCCCAACACCCTGCACACGCCGCTGATGTCGGGCACCAACGCCATTCACGGCATCGTGGTGCTCGGCGCGCTGGTGGTGCTGGGCCGGGTGCAGCATCCGTCCGTCGCGATCCAGATCATCCTGTTCGTCGCCGTGGTGTTCGGAACCCTCAATGTCATCGGCGGATTCGTGGTGACCGACCGGATGCTCGGCATGTTCAAGACCAAGAAGCCCACCGGAGCAGCCGCCGCCGACTCGGAGAAGGCGGGTAAGTGA